In Camelus bactrianus isolate YW-2024 breed Bactrian camel chromosome 5, ASM4877302v1, whole genome shotgun sequence, the DNA window TGTCAGTGCTGAATCACAAGTTCATTTAAAAGAGCTATTGAATCAAGTGAAGCTTGTCTTCATTACAATCATGAAATCCAGTAAATCGTAAATAAAAAACATCACCTCAGTATGATAGCAAGGATCCAAAAACTAAAACCTAAAAGACTCTGTGCACATATGTGTTTACAAATGTGATTAATGGAAAAGACTTTGCAGTCTATATTTTTGCAAAACAGTAACTAGGAAAAATAATGTTATAAAACTATTGTTTTCAATCATTTCACTTAATTCCACAAATCCGCAAACCAAAACCTTAAATTGTGAGTGAATAGAGGGATAGCCATTAAGCCTTGGGTTTAGATATTTGTCCTAAATTTTTCCTGAATTCTAATAGTATATGTGTTTTAAAGACAACATGACATATTTCTAATGATTAAATTGCATATTACtgattaatattaattatttttattattaataaataccTTTGCATATTTCATCATAAATTATTGCCATCAATTGTACCAAAATGAACTCTGGTGCAAAAgatacttatttttttgttttccctaatgagaaaaacagttaaaatgCATGTGTACTCATAAGTTcagaagatgaaaaaaagtcttaccgtaaatattcaaatattctcTGCTTAGAATATCTATATGAAAAGGAGGAGGATCAAAAATTGATAGTTTGCAGATGTAATAGCTGGCATGAGAACTATCCAAGTTATACAGGAAAAAAGAGACACTGTTATTGGATAATTCAAATTGACAGAAGTTCGGATTCTTAATGGAGACCGTGTTTCCGCTTTCCTGTGTCTTACTGAGCTCACAGAGCGTGTTCTTCCCTTTCAGCAACTGCATTTTAAATTGTCGGACAATATCAGGGTATTTGCATAAAATCTGTACACCTCCATTGTGAAATATAAACATCTCAGACTTGGCAGAATCATTGAATTCTCctggataaaaaaataaaaagaaaacaaagcaaaagtgaCGTTTTATGATTTCTTGCCTTAATAATtatatttgaacacaaaaataaTCTCTTCTCTTCCTAAAGTCACTTTTATTGCATCAAAACGAAAGGACTTCACAACCAAAAAATAGAACATGAAGGTAAAATTGTGCCTTAGGAAAAAAACCTAAGCAGAGACTTGtttgtatatatgaatatataatatgcaatatattaaataatgtatttGCATAGGATGTACCAAACAGAAATGATTCTTACCCTTTGGCAGATTTCATATTGGAGACAGATGATAAGCAAGTAAATATACAGTAATACACCATAATTCATGCCAGGAATGTAGTACAATTCAAATAAAGGTGGTTGGGCTGTAATTTTGATTATAGAATCAGATAATGTCACTTtgagaaagagactgaaaattgGAACTGAAGAAGGATTAGCACCTTAGTCAAATAATGAGAGAGCTGGGGAAAGACGTGtagttgagggggaaaaaaaactttttaaagcacaaaatagctttaaaaatgaataatgatatataaatatatatttacaatactCCTTCCTGCTAGAGAGCAGAAGAACAGATAAATCATTTTCAAATGATAGAAACGTGTCTTCTCTGAACCTCCTTCATTGAGAACTGAATCAAAGTCTGATGATAAAAGTCCTAGCCCcagacttttgtttcttttttcatttttttaaaataaattttaagcttATAGGAAGCCAAGGTTGTTTTGGGGAGCTACAAAGAGATCACAGAAGGAAGAAACTGAAATAGTCTTGGCCTGGTTGCAGATTCCAAGTTACTCAATTATAAGTTCAAACTATTCTttgccttccttttttctttctattacttcttttctttttttaatgtgacaaAGTTTCATGCTgaaattgggaaaaaatattaTTAGTTTAAAGTTTGAAATCCCTGTTTTTATTCTTGAGAAAACTATGTAACAAACTCAAGgaatttttaagggaaaaaaattacctagTCCTTCCATTCTAGTGAAATAGAAATACTATCTGTGCCTTTTTGCTCTTTATCTTCCAGATCATTATTTTATACGGGAAACATGTTACTTTGTGTTCTCTGATTGTCATTTAATGTTATATCATAAACATTCCATTTTTTACATAGTCAtcataattatctttttaaataactatATAAAAGGCCATAATGTTACTCTATCATAATTTGTTAAAGCATCCCACTAATGTTGACTGTTGGGGTTATTTTCAGCATTTTGACTTTTATGTAAAAATTTGACATGTGGTCATAATGTCTAAAAACATTATAACACTATGCACTGCAATGTTGCTTTCAGAAAGAACTGTCCCACTTTACCACAGGGCTAGCATTCTACAGGAGGATTCAAGTGCCACAACCCTGCTTCCACtagtgcattattttatttaagattCTCCACAAAAGattgcttctttttcttaatatCTCTAGGCTTTAATTCATGTCTCTCATATTGCTAGGGAATAGATTTTCAAATTGGAGATTTGATTGTGAAAATGCTCACAAGTGTTCTAGATTTCAGATATGGCAGTCTAGATTATTTAAACCAATTCCCATGCCAAAACAACTAAAAATGCTGAATGAAATgtctaaaaatattaatttaaaggATTATAAAGAGctgaaaaaaaagggaagagagattACTAGGTAAATTTGAAGAACCAGAATCTAGAGAGATAAATAGCTTAGAAGTTGCTCTTACTCTGAGAGCATGTGCTGTTCTCCCAGATTCAAACTTTTGTCTCAGTTCTCAGAGTCTGCAAGTgagaaatctattaaaaaaaaaaaaaaaaacaactctcctCCATAATCTGAGATCCCAAAGGGTTACATCCTTAAAATACAGGTAAACCAGCCTTCATGCAGACTATAGTCCACCTTGAAAGCACTTCAATGGTCAAGAAAATCTCAATAATTAAACTTTGTTTTAGGTGATTTTAGGTTATTATCACCTCTAAACTTTTGAAAGTGAGAATGTAAACTATTCCAGGAAGAAGAGATTTACATCATAGGCCTTAAATCATATCTACAAATAATACCTAATTATAATGACAAACACaccataaaaaataatcagaCACCAAGAAAACAAGACAACAGAAACACAGActacaaaaacaaatacacagtCATATACTTAAATTTTCAGGTCCCTAAGATAAGACAACTGAGCTTTCTatgtttaaggaaataaaagacaaacttgtAATAATATCTATCGAGAACaggaaactaacaaaaaaaaGTCAACTGGTTTGAAAAAGAACCAACTAGAACTGGCAAAAAGCACACCAACTGAGATTAGAAACTCAATGGAGAGGTTAATAGCATATTAGATAAGGAGACAGTTGATGAACTGAAAAATTAGGTTAGACAAATCATTCAGAATGCAAATTATAATTCACAGATTCAAGAATCCCAACAAATCACAAgcagatttgttaaaaaaaatgcacatctaGACATATCATAATGAAAATCTTAAACGCAGCCAGAGAAAAGAGACTGATTACCTTTAAAGAAGCAACTGTTAGACTGACAGGTGGTTTCTCAATATCAACAATAAAAGCCATGATACAGTGGAATTACGTCTTTCATCTTCAGTGTGCTAAAAGAAAGTGTCAACCTAAAACATTTTGTCTAGGAAGATAGAGAAGGTATACGTAACCTGAAACGTTAATAAATGAGGTATGTATATTGTGAGTTCTTGCATAATGACTAAACAAATACAAACATAACAGGCAACCTAAATGAATATCTCAAAATTCAGTATGCTGCCTCTGTATAAAGAGGAGGTGGAGTTGGAATCAGAAAGGAAAACTCCGAGCGGAGAGGCTTCTGTGTGCTGACAGGGTTTTACTTCTTGACCTGCGGTGACTGTAGGAATAAGGTAATATGCTTTGTAATTACTCATTACATCACACATTTATGTTTGCTCACTTTTCTGAATAGATGTTTTGTTCTAGAAtaaaatagttttcaaagtatacagaagaaaaataatgctttttttattttaaagacagagggaacaataaaagcaaaatgcaTAGGGAAAAAACTGATCGAATGAGAATGggtctaatctaccttggattaaAATGAAAGGTGTTTTGCATGCGGACCTCTTTGTCTGGAAGTAATTCTGTTGCACTACTATTGCTTTGATGCTTATGTCTTCACTGCCTGTTGCAGAAGATAACATCAGTGGACTGGTTCACGGTTCCTTTAGAAATGCTCACAGCAAATTTCCCAAGGACTTTAGAATGGCAGCGTGTAAACCACAGAGAGATCTTGGAGCAAAAGTGGCTGCGGCCACCTCGTGTGTACACAGACACAGATGCATTGTCTTCTATTTCTGAAGATGGTTTTGTCAGCAGCTTTTCTCCTTTTGTGCCCATACTATGCTATACTATACTATAGCCCAACACAAGATGAAATATCGTGATTGGAGGTGCAGGGTGGTGGAAGTGCGATGCAGTAGTTCCCaaggaaaccagaggaaaattctGCCTTTGCCATTAGCAAGTCTCTGTGACAAGGGTACCGATCTGGATATTAGTctcttcatctatgaaatgaagaaGTGAGACCAAGACATCTTAAAGTTCTTTTCAACACTTACTCTCTGCAGATTCAGGATGAGAACATATCCAGATGAGACCGTGAACAATCAAGAGTTATGACTTTGCTGTTGGGTCCTCCAGAGGAGAAACCATGTTTCCATAATCCTCCCTCTGTCCCAGCATCTTACTGGGCTATTCCAGGAAgtcaggagaaatgaaaataaatgagactATCTTCTTGGCCCATAAAAGCATTTAGGTATGACTAGAAGACGACCTAAGTTTTTCTTGAGTGACAGTGCCAAGGGTGTGGCCACTGACACCAAAGAAGTAAACTGGAGAATCCAAAATGTCATTTCTATCGGGCACTCTTAATTAttcaaattattctttttaatctaAAAACTGCCTAggtcatttttttattattaaatgtgGTCATAAGAAGCCAGACTCAAGTTTAACATACTCAATGCTTAAGTTTTCCATCTGGACAAACATTTGACAATTCTTAGTCTGTTATTTGAATGTTTTCAACTAAAGAAATCAGTTATGACATTTAATCAATTGCTTTATAATTACTTTGGCCCCTGTGGGACAGATATACTCAAATACCTAATCACAAGTTCTCTTTAGCCTTTGATGACATTTGAAATACAGTATCAAAAGAAGATCATTCCTGTAACCATGACTCAAGCATTTAAAGGATAGACAATTTAAGGAATATCTGAATACCTTAGTTTCTTATAACTGCAGAAGCAGCTGGAATATTTTCTCTGCCTTCCCTGGATGTTCTTATCTCCAAGTCTAATATCCAACCAGGAGTGCTGATGTGATAGCATCAATTTTTATAGTCAGTGTCTGTTTTGACTGGGTCTCCAATCTGGTCAGTTCCCCTGCCATACCAGTAGTTGAGAATTGTGAGTGTTCCCCTCATCAGTCTCTTTCTTcttgctctttcttcctttctatcaAGCCTCAATTTTCTTCACATACTACCTTTTAATATCAAATCATCCTCCAAAATATCCTTCCTCATACACACTGTCTGTACATGTTTCAGACATCCTGTAAACACTTGCCTTCACACTTGTGTTTCCTGTAACATGATTCAACCTCTGCCCAGCATCATACACAGTCAAACCTGGCAAGCTTCGAAATGATACAGCAAGTCTCAGTTTTCCACGTACAGATAACTGATGGCCCAGACAGATTAGATTATTTGTCTGAAGTCATACAACTTCTGGAGCACATGAAAGATTTGGGGTACAATCTGAGGTTGAAGTGCCACTAGCAacaaccaagggaaatgtaatggAAGCAGACAACCACAAGAAGCCAGAGAGTGGTCACTACAGACTGAGTCTTATGGGATTTGTCTACAGGAAGAAAGTCTAATTtcctgtatttctgttttgtgtccAATAGAACCTGTCTGGGCTTCTCTTCCATCTAAACTGCAGTTGGTCCAAACCAGCATCATCTCTCTCTGGGACTGCAGGAGCAGTCCTAATTTTCTGCTCTCACTCATGCCATTGGACCATCCACAACCCTCAAGGAAGCCAGAATAATCTTCTTTCATCCATAATCAGATGGTGTAATCGTCCTGCTTATAAAACATCCATCTCATCTCAGAATAAAAATCTAATTCCTGATCCTTGTTTCCATGACCTGCATGATCTACCCAAGCTTGCTAACATCATTTAGACCAGTCACTCACAGCACTGCAGTCACATTGCTCTCCTTTCTATTCCTCAAAGCAAGAAGCTGGTCCCCAGGACTCTGACTTTGTTGTTTC includes these proteins:
- the ICOS gene encoding inducible T-cell costimulator; the encoded protein is MKSDFWYFFLLCFQVEVLTGEFNDSAKSEMFIFHNGGVQILCKYPDIVRQFKMQLLKGKNTLCELSKTQESGNTVSIKNPNFCQFELSNNSVSFFLYNLDSSHASYYICKLSIFDPPPFHIDILSREYLNIYESQLCCQLKFWLPIGCAAFVVVYIFGFVLTCWLTKKKYRSSVHDPNSEYMFMAAVNTAKKPRLADVTRNIELSGTQA